TCTCCTGTCATCTTGTTATCTTCTTGAGGAGCTACCGCTGCAGATGGAAAAGTTGATCAACTTGCGGCATCTTGACATTAGCGACACTTCTCGCTTGAAGATGCCGCTACATCTGCGCAAGTTGAAAAGTCTCCAAGTGCTAATGGGAGCCAAATTTCTTTTAGGTGGCCCCTGTGGTTGGAGAATGAAAGATTTGGGTGGAGCACATTACTTGTATGGATCTCTATCAATTTTAGCGTTGCAAAATGTGGTTGATAGAAGGGAAGCTCAGAAGGCAGAGATGAGGGAGAAGAATCATGTTGAAAAGTTATCATTGGAGTGGAGTGGAGTGAAAGTGATGCTGACAGTATTGCCGATAATTCACAAACTGAAAGAGACATACTTGATGATCTACGCCCACacacaaatataaaaaaactcCGAATCTCCGGATATAGAGGGACACAATTTCCAAATTGGCTATCTGATCATTCGTTTCTTAAGCTGCTAGTACAGTTGTCTCTTAGCAACTGCAAGGACTGTTTTTCCTTGCCAGCACTAGGACAACTTCCTTGTTTGAAATTCCTTTCCATTAGAGGGATGCATCGGATAACAGAGGTGACGGAGGAATTCTATGGTAGTCTGTCCTCCGAAAAGCCTTTTAACTCTCTTGAGGAGCTTGAATTTGCAGAGATGCCTGAGTGGAAGCAGTGGCACGTACTGGGGATCGGAGAGTTTCCTGCACTTCAGGACCTTTCCATTAAAGATTGCCCCAAGTTGTTGGGGAAGTTGCCTGAAAATCTTTGTTCTCTGACGAAGATGAGAATCTCAAGATGTCCTGAACTCAATTTCGTCCTGAAGTTGCAACTCTCTTACCTCCTTGCCTATTAGCACTCTTCCGAGTATGTTGAAGACAATATGGATATGTCGTTGCCGGAAATTGAAATTGGAGGCACCAGATAGTAGTAGGGTGAATTTTAACATGCTTCTGGAGGAATTGAGACTGTTTGACCCAAGAGCACACACTTTGTGGATACAGTTGCCAAAACCTTACTAGGTTTTTGATTCCTTATGGGACTGAAACGCTCTATATTGGGTTTTGTGAGAATTTTGAAATACTTTCGGTGGCATGTGTGACCCAGATGACATCATTGAGTATTTGGAATTGCAAAAAGCTGAAGCGGATGCAAGAAAGTATGCAGGAACTCCTTCCATCTCTTAAGGAACTGAAACTGTCTGGTTGTCCAGAAATAGAGTCCTTTCCTGATAGAGGATTGCCCTTCAATTTACAACTCCTTTGGATCATCGATTGCGAGAAACTGGTGAACGGCCGAAAGGAGTGGCGTCTACAGAGACTCCCCTATCTCAGAGAGTTACGCATCCATCACAATGGCAGTGACGAAGAGATTGTTGGTGGTGAGCATTGGGAGCTGCCTTGCTCTATTCGTAGTCTTGAAATATGCAATCTGAAAACATTAAGCAGCCAACTTCTCAAAAGCCTCACCTCTCTTGAATCTCTAGATATTTGTAATTTGCCTCAAATTCAGACACTGCTGGAACAAGGGCTTCCCTCCTCCCTCTCTGAGCTGACCATCGAGGATTGCCCTAATCTCCAATAACTTCCCGAATCAGCGCTGCCCTCCTCCCTCTCTACGCTGACCATCGAGGATTGCCCTAATCTCCAATCTCTTGCAGAATCAGTGTTTCCCTCCTCCCTCTCTGAGCTGACCATCAAGGATTGCCCTAATCTCCGATCCCTTGCAGAATCAGCGCTGCCATCCTCCCTCTCGACGCTGACCATCGAGGATTGCCCTAATATCCAATCTCTTGCAGAATCAGGGCTTCCCTCCTCTCTTTCTGAGCTGACCATCAGCGATTGCCCTAACCTCCAATCCCTTCAATAAAATGGATCGCGTCTTCCCtctctaaactatctatttgcaGCTGCCCATTGCTCAAACCACTCCTAGAATTTGACAAGGGGGAGTACTGGCCAGAAATTGCTCATATTCCTGAAATACATATCGGTGTTACAAAATTTGTCCACGGATCAGAATGCCTGTGATTATTATTAAAAAACAAGCTCCCACAGATGTAAGTTTTTCTTTTTCCCCAGTGGTTGTTTGTTAAATATTTTCCCTTGTTAAGCTGTTGGGTGAAGTTTTGTGTAAAGTTTTGTGTTTGGTCATAGTTTTTGAGAAACATATTTcactttttaaggaaaaaaaaccataaaatataatttatacctacaagttctaaaagctattaaAAATAGTAATGATCAGGATTTTGGTAACAATATGTTCTTAGCTCAGTTGGTGAAAGGAAAATAAACTTTCTTCGTTAGGAATTCACAGCTATTTCATGAATGTGAGTCTAGTTTTTGCCTAAATCATAGTAAAAGACTCCTTTTCACCATTCTTGTAGTGCTAAATTTTTTCGTTGTTTTACATTTGTCTCTTCGCTTGAAGTTTCTTGCAATAGCAAATCTTGTATTCTTGAAGATTCCTTGAGCAAGGAAGAGGTGCTCCGGGGTAAATGATTGTATTCAATCAGTGTCGATTAAGGTCTTCCTTCATCCTTCTACATTCTGGTAGTCATTAAGTTCCCTATCTCTGAATTATGTATGTACGACGTCCATTGCTTGAACCATGTGTAAGGATCGTTGGTAAACTCATCTGAGGATGAAGTTCATGCTACTGGGAACAACACTTCGGATAACCTTccagttattttaaaaaaaattctccttGCTTGTTTGTTAGCTAGTTTCAGTTCCTTGTTATTAATGCAGGAGTTGTTCAATCAATTTGCGGAATCATTTGGGAGGGCATGAATTCTCGGGAAAATAAAATCTCTAATGCACAATGAGGTATATTTTGCCCATTCCCTGTAAGAAAACTGCATCAAGCttggaaagcaaaaaaaaatattgaaagaagattTTCAAACATTGTTCTTTTTTTCATTAAGTAGCTTTATTCGTTGATCTTCGACGTTTCAACAACATGGCAGTTGTGGATTGGAGATTGAACATAAAGACAACGGCAGTAATAGCCGTCTATTTTGACTTACTTGAGATGAAGCATGACTTGCTGCAATTGGAACATACACCTCTAACAAAGAGGTACATAGAAAAAAGTTGTTTAATGTAACACACAAGAGACGTATTGTACATTATGGTTATTGTAAATATATTACATTTTCATTGTTAGGATTTGGACAAAGCACTCAAAATTATCTGGGACGGGGAAAGCTTTGAAGGTCTCTTCTCAAATTGAGACGGGAAATCTGTTGAAGCTTTCAATGGTATTTAATCTTGTGTTGGTTTGAATATCAGAACAAGGGAAAAACAATGAAGTGTATCCTGTTGGGAATGAATTCAAGGTTAGATAACAAAAAAGGATTTACTCATGTTTCAGTTACCAAGATGCTTATATATGTGGTATAGTAGTTCATTTTACTTGCTAGAAAACATCATCTCTTATTAATTCTTCTAGTTTTAGCGGATGCATATAGCCTGTTCAAAATATGACGCAGTCTTACTTAACGCGTCTATTGCAGTGCAATGTCTAGATATCGTGACAGTTAATTTTGAGGATTTCTTCCTTGTTTGTCATTGTAGGAGTTGTTCAATCTTGTCTTCGTTGTCTTAAAGTCTGTCAATTCTTGGAATCACAAGGAAGAACATGAATGCTTACAAACTACGCAAATCAAAAATGCGGATGAAGATTTCCAAACACGCGGGTTCTTTTTCAGCACACATCTGTTTCCACTTTGCCTTCCTTGAGATGATGCATGCCTTGCTGCACATGGAACATACAGCTCTAATGGAATAAAAGTTGTTTGATGTAACACATAAAAGAACATGTTGTACATTATGGTTTATAAATATATTGTTATGTGGCCATATAATTTGGTCAAATCCTTGAAGGTCTCTTGCAAGATTTTTACTTGGAGCCAAAGTTTGATTTTGTGGTTGGAAACTTTTATATGAAATCATCCATGACATCTAATACTTGGAAACCAAGAACTTCCTTGCTATTTCTTAGTCTGTATTTTGTAGTTTTAGCAAATAAACTTATTGCTGCTAACTGTTGTCAATAAAACAATGGTGTATTGTACCCTTTTCAGGACAGTTATGTTTTATTAAATGATTGGATGTTTATTTGTTATGTCATTTCCATATCGATGCTATCAGGTTGAGGTTGTGTATGTTTCTTGCTCTTCATATTTGTTAATCTGAGAATCTCCTGGACAGTATTAGCCTCTGCTATTGCTAAATGTTTGGATCGAAATAATCAAGTGTCATGCGGAAGCTAGCAAAGCAAACCTTGGAAGACACCACATAAGAAGATAAACGAGATATACACCAAAAGAGACAATAATTTAAAGTGGTTCGGTCAATCGACCTATATCCACAAAACGAGATGAGCAATCCACTATATAAAAGAGAATACAAAACTGTCAAGAGAGACAACTCACATCATTCACTCAGAAGAAAAAGCGGTTCACACAAATGATACCAGAACACTTGTGTCTCACAAAGTTTTCCCCAAACAAAACTCTCAAACCCCTAggactacattatggatgctacaaaacaaaaagaaaggagaaaaacTCAATTATGGTAAGAAAGTCGAGACAAACATCAACAGTGAATCAATTTCTTCAAGAGTTTCCATATAACCTTTTtttttggcataatacataaacatgtcctttaacttgacatcaaattataactatgacctttaactttgttCGTGTACAAGCAGActctttaactatacaaaagctgaataaaaaaatatttcaatcctACCTGACAAAATGACTGATTACACTCAAAATGACATGTGGAGGAGTAAAAATTGGAGCCTCCAATAGTAAAATAAAGTGCTTAAATGACTGTTATACTCTTAATGAatcgtttatatatatatatatcccctttctacaaatcaaattccactttattttctttttattttctccaacaactctaaaaaaaaattagaaaaagtaaCCCAATTAGGAAATGTACAATCAATTATCTAGTGCTCTTTTGTTTCTCCTTAAGACGATGGTGTATGCTTCATTTGTATATCCGAAGAGCTAGAAATTGTAAAAGAATTGTGCCGATTTCATATTAAATGACTTCTATTTTGTGAAGCTTCAATggaaaatttcaataatttttccttaattgaaAGAGAATAAGAGATGGAGATTTTATAGGATTTTCATTGGATTTCACATCTTCTTCTAAGTGACCTTTCAATTTTCATCGGACTTGAATGTTATTTTAATGAAGACAACctttaatgaattatttttttaaaagaaaattttaaacagTACATATATTTGTGATGGTGGTATTAAGTTTTTTTAACATCTAAAGTCTACGTGTATCTTTTTAATTAGGTGGCAGCATTTGATTGGAGTACTAGTTCACGTAGAAGCGATATTCACGCATATGTATTGCATGATTAAAGTGTTTTCTTTTGTTCAACTTTTGTATGGTTAAATGATCTTCTTGTACACTGGCAAAGTTAATATCTAAAATCTACGTGTATCTTTTTAATTAGGTGACAGCATTTGGTTGGAGTACTAATCCACGTAGGAGTGATTGAGTTTCATGCATATGTGTTGCAAATTGAAGTGTTTTTTAATCAGtgtttgtatagttaaagggtaTACTTGTACACTGGCCAAGTTAAAGGTaatagttataatttgatgtcaagttaaagattgtgtttatgtattatgccttttgaAAAACTGCCTTAACAAATACTGGACCTGTTTTGCAAAAGCGATTGTATAAATGAGCCATACTTTTAATGGATGATGTAAATGAGCAATTTCTGATACTTTGATtccatatttgagccttttctctttattttaattaaatatgtgGACCTCTAGAAAGATGACACATGGCAAAGTTGTTTTCGAAAAATCACCGTTAACAAGTAATGACATGGATGAATCTGTTTTGTAACAGCAATGACATAAACGAGCTTCGATAGCATATTTGAGCCTTCGGAATTCTAAAACGTATTCATGAGGTGCCGTTGGAATTGGTATTAGCATTAGGGTGGCGGTAGCGgtggatataattagaataatagaggtgtTAGGTTTTGTAGCAGCTGACAATAGTAGTTGGTAGTGATATTGGTTGTCAATGGTTGTTGTGGTGGTGGTGATTGATGGTGATattgattgtcaaatatttgacATTTTAAATACCGAAATACTTCTCAATGTCAAGATGATTCTTTTTTTGTCTTTACAAATATCCGATATTTGACtacaaaaattgacattacttGTTTATGGGATTATTCTCGTCTTTATAAATATGATTCAAGATTGTATTTGGCATTATAAGAACATCTCCTTAAAATCTAATTACAAAATATaacttgatttaaaattttttaagcaAAGTAAATGAAATTAATGTTTTAAACGCTGATTTAAATGAAAACATTAtcttttaagtttgattttgtggAGACGAGTTTGACAAGAGAGTTAatcgttttttttttcaaagcttCAATTGCCATAACAATGGAGATTTGGGGACATGGTTGTTCTAAAGAGAAGCGAAGAAGACATTTTAAATAACTGATAAATTTAATTACACGTGGCACTTTTTAATTGATGGTTGcagtcatttttttaaatttaagtgATGCGGAGAACAAGCAGGCATCAAATCGAGATGTGAGCCGGTGGCTTAATGAACTTCGTGATGCTGTGGACGGCGCTGAAAACTTAATGGAAGAAGTCAATTATGAGGCTTTAAGGCTTAAGGAGGAAGGTCGACTTCGAAATCTTGCAGAAACAAGCAACCAGCAAGTAAGTGACCTCAACCTGAGCTTGGAAGACACCATAAAGGAGAAGTTGGAAGACACCATAAAGGAAAAGTTGGACGACACCATTGAAACGTTGTAGGATTTGCAGAAGCAAATTGGTCATCTTGGCTTAAAGGAGCATTTTGCTTCGACTAAAAGAGAAACTAGAACACCTTCAACCTCTGTGGTTGAACCTGATGTCTTTGGTAGGCAGAATGAAATAGAGCGATTGATTGACCGTTTAACGTCTAAGGCAAGTGAAAAAAATCTGACTGTTGTCCCTATTGTTGGAATAGGGGGCGTGGGCAAGACAACACTTGCTAAAGCTGCTTACAATGATGAGAAGGTGATAGATCATTTTGATTTGAAAGGTTGGTTTTGTGTTTCTGAAGCATATGATGCTTTAAGAATAGCAAAAGGCTTACTTCAAGAAATTGGCTCATTTGACTTGAATGTTGATGACAATCTTAATCAACTACAAGTCAAATTGAAGGAAAAACTAAATGGAAAAAGGTTTCTCATTGTTCTTGATGATGTGTGGAATGACAACTACAGAGAGTGGGATGACTTGAGAAATCTTTTTGTGCAAGGAGCTACGGGAAGTAAGATCATTGTAACTACACGTAAGGTGAATGTTGCCCAGATGATAGGTAGTGGGGAAATCAACATGGGGATTCTGTCTAGTGAAGCCTCTTGGGCTTTATTCAAACGACATTCTCTAGAAAATAGAGATCCTCCAAAGGAACATCCAGAGCTTGAAGAGGTTGGAAAACAAATTGCAGACAAGTGCAAAGGATTGCCTTTAGCTCTAAAGGCAATTGCTGGTGTTTTATGCTGCAAATCAGAGGTGGATGGGTGGAAAGACATTTTAAGAAGTGAAATATGGGAGCAGACTCTGAATGACGTATTACCAGCGTTGATATTGAGCTACAATGATCTTCCTGCACATTTGAAGCAATGTTTTGCTTATTGTGCTATATATCCTAAAGATTATCAATTTTGCAAAGAGCAAGTTATTTTCTTGTGGATTGCTAATGGTCTTGTACAGAAGTTGCATTCTGGAAACCAATACTTTGATGAGTTGAGATCAAGATCATTGTTCGAAAGGGTCCCAGACTCTTCTGAAAGAGATGGAGGGAAATTCTTAATGCATGATCTTGtcaatgatttggcccaaaatgcatCTTCAAAACTCTGTGTCAGGTTGGAAGAGTGCCAAGGATCTGATATGTTGGAACAAATTCGGCACTTGTCCTATTCAATGGGAGAAGTTGGTGACTTTAAGAAATTGAATCGGCTTTCCAAGTCAGAGCAGCTGAGGACATTGCTTCCAATACAAATCCAGTACGTTTACCTCCCTAAGCTAAGCAAGAGGGTGCTTTATAACATACTACCAAGTCTAAGATCCTTGAGGGCATTATCATTGTCAGGTTATGGCTTTGTGGAGCTGCCAAATGACTTGTTTATCAGATTAAAGCTCCTGAGATTTTTGGACCTTTCTCGGACAGAGATTAAAATGTTGCCTGATTCTACCTGTGCATTGTATAACTTGGATACGCTTCTCCTGTCAGATTGTAGATATCTTGAGGAGTTACCTCTGCAGATGGAAAAGCTAATCAACTTGCGGCACCTTGACATTAGCAACACTACTTGCCACTTGAAGTGGCCGCTACATCTGAGCAAGCTGAAAAGCCTCCACGTTCTAGTGAGAGCTGAATTTCTTTTAGGTGGCTGCTGTGGTTGGAGAATGGAAGATTTGGGTGAGCTACATAACTTGTATGGATCTCTATCAATTTTAGAGTTGCAAAATGTGGTTGATAAAAGGGAAGCTCTGAAGGCAAAGATGAGGGAAAAGGAACATGTTGAGAAGTTATCATTGAAGTGGAGTGAACAGGGAAGTATTGCAGACAATTCACAAACCGAAAGAGACATACTTGATGAGCTACGTccacacacaaaaataaaagaagtcgAAATCTCCGGATATAGAGGGACACAATTTCCAAACTGGCTAGCTGATCATTCGTTTCTTAAGCTGCTAGTACGATTGTCTCTTAGCAACTGCAAGGACTGTTTTTCCTTGCCAGCACTAAGACAACTTCCTCGTTTGAAATTCCTTTCCATTAGAGAGATGCATTCGATAACAGATATAACGGAGAACTTCTATGGTAGTCTGTcctctgaaaagcctttaaactctCTCAAGGAGCTTAAATTTGCAAAGATGCCAGAGTGGAAGCGGTGGGACGTACTAGGGAACGGAGAGTTTCAAGCACTTCGGAACCTTTTCATTTATGATTGCCCCAAGTTGGTTGGGAAGTTCCCTGAGAATCTCTGTTCTCTGACGAATTTGAGAATCTCAAGATGTCCTGAACTCAATTTGGAGACCCCCATCCAACTTTCAAGTCTAAAAAGTTTTCAAGTTGATGGTTCTCCTAAGGCTGGAGTTGTCTTTGATGAAGCTGAGCAGTTTACCTCCCAATTTGAGGGAATGAAGCAGATTGAGGAACTAGATATTAGTGATTGCATCTCTCTTACCTCCTTGCCTATTAGCACTCTGCCGAGTATCTTGAAGACAATAAGGATACGTCATTGCCAGAAATTGAAATTGGAGGCACCAGATAGTAGTAAGATGAATTCTAACATCTTTCTGGAGGAATTGGAACTGGATGAATGTGATTCTATATCATCACCTGAGTTGGTCCCAACAGTGCGCTATTTGAGGATACAGAGATGCCAAAACCTTATTAGGTTTTTGATTCCTAATGGGACTGAAAGACTCTATATTAGTTGTTGTGAGAATCTTGAAATACTGCTTTCTTCAGTGGCATGTGGGTTGAGTATTGAAGATCTCAAAAAACTGAAGCAGCTGCCAGAACTCCTTCCCTCTCTTAAGGAACTGACACTGTGGAATTGTACAGAAATAGAGTCCTTTCCTGATGGAGGATTGCCCTTCAATTTACAATTCCTTGGCATCAACAATTGCGAGAAACTGGTGAACGGCCGAAAGGAGTGGTGTTTACAGAGACTCCCCTCTCTCAGAGAGTTGTACATCACCCACGATGACAGTGACGAAGAGATTGTTGGTGGTGAGAATTGGGAGCTGCCTTGCTCTATTCGAAGGCTTACCATAGACAATCTGAAAACATTAAGCAGCCAACTTCTCAAAAGCCTCACCTCTCTTGAATCCCTATGGACTTGGAATTTACCTCAAATTCAGTCACTGGTGGAACAAGGGCTTCCCTCCTCTCTTTCTGAGCTAAGTTTATTCCACCATGATGAGCTCCATTCACTACAAGGTCTTCAGCACCTCAATTCGCTTCAAAATCTATACATCATCAATTGCCCTCAACTCCAATCTCTTGAAGAATCAGTGTTTCCCTCCTCCCTCTCTACGCTGACCATCGAGAATTGCCCTAATCTCCAATCACTTCCAGTAAAAGGGATGCCCTCTTCCCtctctaaactatctatttgcaAATGCCCATTGCTCGAACCACTCCTAGAATTTGACCAGGGAGAGTACTGGTCAAAAATTGCTCATATTCCTGAAATATATATCAGTGCTACATTATTTAACCTCGAATGCCTGTGATGATTAATAAAAACGAAGCTCCCACAGATGTAAGTTTTTCTCTTTCCTCAGTAGCTTTTAAGTTTTGCTTACTACTCCCCGATGCTTGTTTGTTAATTATTTTCCCTTGTTAAGCTATTGGGTGAAGTTTTGTGTTTGGGAAACAcatttcacttttttaaaaaaggtcATAAAAATATAAGCTTATAAGGTTTAACCAGTACTGACTTAACAAGAATGAAACAATTGGAACGGAAAATTCGAGGAAAATTCTAAGTTTTTCaagtacccaaaaactataaatTCGCccaataaatattaatttttttctagtttttgagaACTTGGGTTTTTTGCTAAGATTTTCTTCAAAAACTGCTTGCACTTTTCATGGTCAATCCTAAATGTTGGGGCAAAGGGTCTATCGCCCAtgaaaaaactattaaaaatataCACAAGTTacatacaaaataataatttttataatgaacTAGTTAATTCATCTTCCAAAAATTATAACACGATATTTTAGTAAAACTACAATTAATAGAATTACCAATTATTACAATTTGTCAAATTACAAAGTGAACTTCCTTCATTAGGAATTGGCAGCTATTTCATGAATGTGAGTGTAGTTTTTGCCTAAGTCATAGTAAAAGAATGTCCTTTTCACCATTCATGTAATGCTAAATTTTTTTGGGTGTTTTACATTTTTTCTCTTTGCTTGAAGTTTCAGTTTGTTGTTATCATTGCAGGAGTTGTTCAATCATTTTGCAGAATCATTTGGAAGGGCGTGAATTCTTGGAAAAACAAAATATCTAATGCACAATGAGGTATACTTTGCTTATTCCTTGTAAGAAAACTGCATCAAACTTGgaaagcaaaaaaaagaaaagtcgAAAGAAAATTTTCAGACACAgttcttttttttcattaagTAGCTTTATTCGTTGATCTACGACGATTCAACAACATGACATTTGATAGGTAATACTAATGATTGATGAATGTTGACTTGAAAATCAGCATTGATTTGCATTGGAAATGAAGTTAAAAGCTATGATATTAGAACTATGCCAAATTTCTGAATGAGAACTCGTAGAGTTGGGGACTAGGAACCGAATTTCGTGCAAATACAAGTGTCTATTTGTGTATTATATAAAACTATGTGAGATGTTTAACAATCGAGAAACCTTCAGTTCTTGATTAATCGTTAAACCAGAGATATCAGAGATGAATTAACAGCTTGCTTCCTTGTCATTGCTCTGTTCTTCTAGCTTTGTCAGCATTAGAAATTGCTTGTTAGCCACATATGACATACTAAAATTACTTTACTCGGAATTCAGTTAATTATATAAATCTCTTTCATTGTCTAGCTtagatgtcacgacccgaaccagggcctggccgtgacgagcatttcgaaccatggaggcccgaaacacccctatctgtctggtaatcatgcacataattcatatgatcaaagtaatgcagaagaaacacaataattcggaaacatggtcataaatatgaaaagaaacaataacgggaaAATAAAGTTTCCCCCAActtcaatcaacctctaaacaactgtctgcgaaaatctctaacaaatgactaagTCAACTAACTGTgtataaactgggacaagacccTCAGTAGAcctcaaaactaaatataagataaaaggattgcaggacataagaccttccgaaacatagaaggctcaccacttgtctctacaactccgtctgaatgatctactgattctcttgacccctagactgggcctctgaacttgaaaggttggagaggggagggggtcagcacaaaagtacttgcacgcagagatatcaaaacaaaacataatatttttacaagaatatagttgagagccattataaagcaatttcgtatcaaatcatttgaaaatacatgggcgtaatgcaatagtttctcaacaacaatgaaatgcaaatgagctaggtggaataccctacataatttacaccaactgtctaacctcggttgccgccgagattagagtataagtgagggagagacacacaagaccacgaagcatggtgtttCAACCCAATGATAGTGcctaagatcacttagcccgggctcctacctatagtcccaatttgggaatgacataaagtcaagtacacaagatcacttagcctggtaccaaattttcgtgtcggcaaacacgttttccagcgatgagcccttacactcaaacgcttTCTtggggcatccacctatctcatgtaaaatcaatgcattcaaatttcatctgattcaatcacatatcatattctgtagggtatcgtcatacccgacttactagccatcaatatcacattattcttctcattcaaccattgtattcaacatgtatAACCTTCTCGtgttcaagtcaaaatcatatcaattctcaaaacatttcatgtcatgctcttcaagataTTTTcgaacaatttacatcatatgaacatttaaaacaaattcacatcaagagaaatttctcattattcatgctctcaagttaacatcttttcggaatacatgcatatacatatatatcatatggcaaatcactttgggagtaggcctaagggccaaatcaatatcataaaacgtttaaaacataatcatattcgtaatttcaaaacccccatttgcaaacatgaatttttaaagcctatgagatttttgagataaccccacgtacctcgattactatgaatattagatgcttctcgaagcctatgttgagaggattccaaatatacaatttgttcctaaaacccccggttgaatctcgAATTGcttgagtttttattttaaaaccctaagaagaatctttgagcacttttgatgaatgaaagtgtattttggggtccttggaactgaatttcatgttttagggctaagtaagggtggaaaaggaccattttgccccaaaaacggagtgtttgagtcacttgaattctttgcataggcgccgcccatcccattgcctatgtttacacaGGCGCCGCCTaggatatcgcctatgtttacataggcgccacctaggctaccgcctatgctttccaatggccatggacgattggttaggcgatgcatatcactttgaaaggccataacttcttgctcgggtgtcggattttagcaaaattggtatcattggaaagctaactcaaatacctatcatttgacacatagtaggctccctaattcgatatatacagagagttatgatcgatgAAATATGACACAATTTACAActtccactaaaacttagtcgatcgaaatagtttcaattcgtccttgagttgaaggacctctatggtctaaattcaagcttgaatggattcacatgctacacaaataattaa
This sequence is a window from Capsicum annuum cultivar UCD-10X-F1 unplaced genomic scaffold, UCD10Xv1.1 ctg3667, whole genome shotgun sequence. Protein-coding genes within it:
- the LOC107871988 gene encoding LOW QUALITY PROTEIN: putative disease resistance RPP13-like protein 1 (The sequence of the model RefSeq protein was modified relative to this genomic sequence to represent the inferred CDS: substituted 1 base at 1 genomic stop codon) produces the protein MVAVIFLNLSDAENKQASNRDVSRWLNELRDAVDGAENLMEEVNYEALRLKEEGRLRNLAETSNQQVSDLNLSLEDTIKEKLEDTIKEKLDDTIETLXDLQKQIGHLGLKEHFASTKRETRTPSTSVVEPDVFGRQNEIERLIDRLTSKASEKNLTVVPIVGIGGVGKTTLAKAAYNDEKVIDHFDLKGWFCVSEAYDALRIAKGLLQEIGSFDLNVDDNLNQLQVKLKEKLNGKRFLIVLDDVWNDNYREWDDLRNLFVQGATGSKIIVTTRKVNVAQMIGSGEINMGILSSEASWALFKRHSLENRDPPKEHPELEEVGKQIADKCKGLPLALKAIAGVLCCKSEVDGWKDILRSEIWEQTLNDVLPALILSYNDLPAHLKQCFAYCAIYPKDYQFCKEQVIFLWIANGLVQKLHSGNQYFDELRSRSLFERVPDSSERDGGKFLMHDLVNDLAQNASSKLCVRLEECQGSDMLEQIRHLSYSMGEVGDFKKLNRLSKSEQLRTLLPIQIQYVYLPKLSKRVLYNILPSLRSLRALSLSGYGFVELPNDLFIRLKLLRFLDLSRTEIKMLPDSTCALYNLDTLLLSDCRYLEELPLQMEKLINLRHLDISNTTCHLKWPLHLSKLKSLHVLVRAEFLLGGCCGWRMEDLGELHNLYGSLSILELQNVVDKREALKAKMREKEHVEKLSLKWSEQGSIADNSQTERDILDELRPHTKIKEVEISGYRGTQFPNWLADHSFLKLLVRLSLSNCKDCFSLPALRQLPRLKFLSIREMHSITDITENFYGSLSSEKPLNSLKELKFAKMPEWKRWDVLGNGEFQALRNLFIYDCPKLVGKFPENLCSLTNLRISRCPELNLETPIQLSSLKSFQVDGSPKAGVVFDEAEQFTSQFEGMKQIEELDISDCISLTSLPISTLPSILKTIRIRHCQKLKLEAPDSSKMNSNIFLEELELDECDSISSPELVPTVRYLRIQRCQNLIRFLIPNGTERLYISCCENLEILLSSVACGLSIEDLKKLKQLPELLPSLKELTLWNCTEIESFPDGGLPFNLQFLGINNCEKLVNGRKEWCLQRLPSLRELYITHDDSDEEIVGGENWELPCSIRRLTIDNLKTLSSQLLKSLTSLESLWTWNLPQIQSLVEQGLPSSLSELSLFHHDELHSLQGLQHLNSLQNLYIINCPQLQSLEESVFPSSLSTLTIENCPNLQSLPVKGMPSSLSKLSICKCPLLEPLLEFDQGEYWSKIAHIPEIYISATLFNLECL